CAAAGCCATTCTAGCCTGTTGCTCGGAAAAATCTATGGCCTTGGGAAGTAAAGAAGCTTGAATTTAGCTGGTGGTTTTGTTGAACAAATTTCATTTGGGTCTTGTCTACTCGTGGCATCTGGAAGCTAGGACATTTACATGATAGGGAAATTTCAAAAATAAGTGGGAAAGTTTTGCATAGATATACATATGCCTAAACATGATAAATAAAAGTCAAATAGTTATATATTAATAACATATGTATTATTTCTTGTACAATGCGCTGAAAGTTCTGAAGGTTGCATTTAGCTGCTGGCCTTATCTATAAATTTGTCCTGAAATGGCCATCCTTCATCAGTTTCAGATCAGAACAATCAGATGTAACAGATATATTTTATTTCCACAcgaacctaaatccacattgcttctgttttttttttttttttttttttttccaacaaaaTTTCGGTTTCTTTTAAAGATGATAATAGATTGGCATGGGGATTATTTCTCTTACAAATGTGTTCTGCTCTGATTGCTCTACTTTGTTCTTTTACATTTGGAATAGTGGCTTGTGGGGATGGCAATGCAAGTCAACTATGATAGCAAAGGAGAATTGTGTTTTGAAATGCCTCTCTCCAACTTGTTATGAGCTCGTCTATGAGAGTGATCCGGTAAGATGGTGTATATTAGACTCTATGGATTGACAAGTACATGAAAGATTTCTGCTTTTGACTTTGTCATGTTCTCATTGTAGCTTGAAGAAGGAGAGAAAGATCTTCTTAGAGGACAAGAGTTCAAGTACTGTATGCATAAGTAAGTTCCATTTATTTAGGGTTCTTATTTTTTTGGTACATGTTTCATGAGCAACTTAATGATTAGGAATCCAGGATTTTAAGATAACACAAGGACCATGTTTTGAAACTATCAgtgttttatttcatttatgtCTTCATGTGAGAGACAAATTGTCAATAGACGAAGTGTTCATCAACTGTGCCAAGTGTGTTAATGTGATAGATTACTGAAAACCGTAGTTACCGAGTTTTCAGTTTTCGTTTTGAAGTCCTTGCTATCATTAGGATAGATTTTTGGGAACCATGAACTAGTTCACTAAGAACGTGGAAACTCAAGTCTTCGTTGCAGAATCTGAAAATGATAATCCTGGAGTTCTTGTATCTTTTATACAAATATAGAAAACATCAACATTTTTGCAATAGTTTATAGAATGTTAGGAAGATTAATAGGCTGATTGAGATACAAGTTTGTAAGAGATTGATTTGTTCTGCAGTTTGCAGTAGTGCCTTGGAGTTCATTACATTCTTGGTTGAGCATTCCTGTTTGATAATCTTAATTAAATTGTTGTCTGATTTATAATAGTATATCTTCCATAGAGACTTAGCATGTCATGTGCTGGATTTGAGCTAATAGTAGTCCACCTGAGTTGTTGGACCAGTGAAGGGAAATACCAAGAAGCTCACAGAGAACATAATAGCTGGAGTTTTGATGAGATAGAGTGTTACATTGAATCTTAGCTTTTGTCAGAGGTATAGTGACTAGAAAGTACTCTCTTTGGAATCCAAAGACTAAGCCATTGGCCCAACTCTAACACTGGCCTTTTTGGTTCAAAGAGATGTCTTAGTTATTGTTTAAGTGTCCAAGTCCATTAGAAAATAATTAAGTGAAAGGGATATTTTATTGTCTTAATGACACCTTTTATTCaagtgtttgtttggtttttttgatGAGTGTATAAGGCCTCCTGTAAGGCAAATCAGATTTTGGAATTAATCATAGTTAGTGTTATTGAAGGTTGATAGCTTCTGATCTCCTTCCCTACTGTTTCCTCTCTTCTCCCTTAAATATCTACTTTTCTAGGTTCTCTGAAAACCAGCAACTCCAAAGCTTCCCTATATCTTGAATTCCTATCTTAAGCCATCATTGTCCTAGAGAACAATTATTTGGGGTTCTTGTGCTACATCAATAGGTATCAGAGCAATACATCATCTCTCCTTCTCTTACTTTTTCAACTACTATGGTTAGCAATGCTTTCATCACGAATTGAGGCTCTGTCTCAAGATTAAAAAGCGATAAGGTGGCAACCAATGAATTGTTTGCATGGGTCAGTTGAGaaaaagcattcaaacttttTCTGCTATGCTTTGGGATAGAGATGTAAATAAGGATTTTTTATCTTCAGTCCCTAGGCAGAAACCTAAAGTATTTGAGGCAGACAAGGGACACCTACGGTCCAGTGTGTTTGAAGCAGAAAAGGGAGTGCTGTAGTAAATATTCACCTTTTACCCagaaccttgtttctctttatagACTTATGACTGCAAACAGTATTAGGATGATGATGCTAAATATCACAGCAGAAAACCACAGCACACGAACACAGAATTTTATAGAGGTTCGACAAAAACTTTGTCTACGTCCTctgtgtgatctctcttgagaatcactagcactatggagaataacaacttgattacaagtacttattgaaatccctatgctaatccccaacctctttgctagatctctctatcacccttgGCCTTCCCTGCCCCTGTGTTTGTATGTTAACTGAGAACTCTCTGAGATCGCTCTTTGATCTCTTTTCTAATCTGATCTGAGGACACATTATATGAGctccctgcagccctatttatagattataggtgctggttacaaacatatcacattaggattcctaaaactattagaacaaggaaagagagctagctttcctattcctaactagaatagaacttactttccaggtctaaatcaataggaataactcttcctattccaaaacccattaggatactagaagaattcctgtgcgcactaatcttcacttacccatctggttttgccttgaatcctaatcaatttaggcatatcaacgagccaaattcacaacaaGTGCTTACAGTACTAGTGGCAAAAAAGGGAACACCTACAGTATTCGaggcaaaaaaagaaaaacaaaaaaaggaagcaCCTTTAGTATTTGAAGCAGAAAAGGAACATGAAGCAATGATAAAGCAACAACATTGTTCGGGTTTAGCTCTGTTTCTCATATGCACAGTGAATACAAACAGTAAGATTGGCAAATGAGCAACATTTGGCTAAAACCTGTGGATTTTATAATCAGTTGTGCAACATGGTTAAAGACCGTGGAAATTGCCTCTAATTTGTTTTTGGGGATGCTGTTCACAAGCTCGGATTGCCTTCTGAACCACATCCAAATACTTACAAGGTGGCATGCGTAAGTAATACAAATGTGGGAAAATAACACAAACCTCAAAGTCCATGGATGCTGTTTGGTGACTTATTCTATTGGTTTGTTCTCAGCGAACAGTCCATGGAAGTGTGGCATATTCTTTTTGGGCGTATAGAAAGGTGAAAAATTGTTGCTATACGGCTATATCGATACATTTTCTTTTACAGATTGGGATTCAAATTTTTGCCTGCTAAATTTTTGCCACCATAAAGCCCGAGAGGACAGCACACTTTTCTCCTAAAACAGATTGAAGCTGGTGATTCTATTCTCAGTCCAGATCCATACTCAACCAAGTCGAGTTCCTTGCAGAGGGAGAGAAGTAATGCTGTAGCTAGAAAAGTATCCTCTTTGGAACCCCAAGCAGCCATGGGCAGTCGGAAATTAAGGCCTTTTTGGCTCATTGTATTTTGAGTGTCCAGGTCAATGATATAATGAATACAGAGGTGACTAGTCATTCTATTAGCTTTTAGTTTATCAAACTATGTTAGCTTGTTGTCTTGGtcttttgtttgtgatttttgtttttggatgtgGATTGCTCATCCACTTGTTTgtacttttctttttcaatataaTGAAATTTGGTTTCTCTTCATAAACAGAAACAATATATCTATGGTGGAAGGAACCATCTGTTAAATCAAAACTTATTATGACGATGTATTGAGAATCAAATAAAAAGTGTAGCATAAGAGTACTTTTGAGGGAGGAGCTTTGTTGTTGGGCTAGAAGTATTTGGTGTGGTGGCTTTTTGGCTTTTTAACAAATAATCACAGATTCAGAattagaaatgataatgttgGCTAGGGAGCATGCATGTGCTTGGTTGGTATATTGCAACCTATAATCTGCCGCTTGTAGTTGATGTCAATATGCATCAGTTAGCATTTAGAAATGATCTTATCCAATGTGTAAGGGTGTtaaaattttggtgctttttcattgaaagagtggatataaatATATGACCAGTCAAATTCGAAGGATAAATTCATGGGCAGATGAAGCTAGGAACCAGGATAATTTTTGTGCTTTATGTTCTTAGAGAAAATTGCACTTACTGGACATCGAGGGGTCTTCGATAGTTATGAGCAGCAGCTTTAATTCTGTTTATGTAAATAATGCATGACAGTTTGAGCTACTTAAATCAGTTTATTACAGTTTCTTGACAAAACATGCCTGACACTGTGCCTTGGTAATAATAGAGTGAGCTTCAAATCCTTAGATGTAGGTTTAAGCTAGGAACGTTTTGCTGAACAGGATATAAACCTTACCAGTGGATTGCTTTGTTTCCACACATCATTTTCCTTATCCTTTCTTGAATCTTTTTGTTGATTTTACTTTTGGTTAATGAGGTTGACTAGGCATCTCAATAATGTTGATTTTGCTGTAATGTTGTCTTGGAAGTTACTAGCTTCTCCGCTGACCTTTCCTTTCTCTCCTGTTTAACTTTTTGGGTCTGCTAACCCTTACGTTTGTCTTCGAATATTTCCGCTGACTCATGATGATTTACTTGAGGTCATTATAAAATCTCAGGTATTCATGTTGGCTTGCAGGTTATCTTTGGGGGAGAGCCTTGAGGGTATTAAGGGCTCCTTTAATTATTAAAACTGAGTTCACAGCATCGCTTATAAGATATATGAAGCTTTGATTCTCCTTAAAGAAGGTATGTTGGACTGTCAGACTTCCATTTTCCAGTAATCAATTGGTAATTTTCTCCTCGGTGTTTGCATGTGGAATGATTCTATACACGAGCTGAAGTTCAAATCCAGGTTGTCCAAAGTCCGAAATTATGACTGGAAGCAgtttttccaaaagaaaaaaaaaatgtgacaagCATAGACCATTCTGTTTTATTCTTAAACTGTTTCATTTAGTTGTCTACTTGGATGTTTGCATCCATTGTAGCCTGGCGTAAGAAATTCAGATCAGTCGTGTGTTAAGAAATTATGAACCGAGCTACTATGTTGGaattttttatcttctttttttttaatacgtGGAAGTACTGTTCTATCTTCTATGAAATATGTAATTTccgaaaaaaagtaaaatagttGATGGAGATGAAATGAATCAGTCTGATAATATATCTAGTTTTCACCTCTTTTCTCAGTCTCTCAGATGATATCAAGGGTTATTTTTATCATTACAAGTTTGAGTTGATACTATCGTGTAAACCAAGGCATATGGGGGATGATTTTAGATTTTAGTACCGAGCTGATTGGTTATGATTTCTCtggaaaacaaagaaaggcaAAGAGACGAATAATGGCAGACTACCATTTTGTTGTCATCCGAGTACTCGGTACGGCACCCCTGccggcaaattttttttatttttttattgaaaggTACCTGCTGGCATTTATAGGTGAATCCGTGGCAAAAAGAATCTCACCTGGGTGTTAGTACTGCCTATGACATTGGTGTTCAACTACTCAACAAAGGGTTACGTAGCAGCCAGTCTCCCCATTTAGATTAAGTGACAGGTCGGGTAAGCCAGTAACATCGAATCTGCTTTGCTTCCTTCATTCGTGTTCTTGCCATATATTGGCTTCCAATTTTCAACTCAAATTATACAATCTGTTCTATCAAGTTACCTGCAGGGAAAATAATAGTTAAGGACCTATAGCATGTAGCCATGTTATGTATAAGCATTATAGTACTGTTGGTGGATCTGGCGGTGTCAGAACcttttggaaagaaaacacCGGAAATGGAGGAAGTACCTCATCTTGCAGCACAACGGCAGGAAAGAATTCGACGTAGCGAATGCTAACTCAGATGCTTGCCACAGTCTAAACAGAACAAATAGATCAACCGGGTTGGGTTCCTCCACCCTCAGTGATAGTGAAACTTAATGTAGACGGAGCGACCGGCATCTTTGGGGTTTACCGGtgttgaagccttgaaggagGGAACATGGGCAGGTCATGGGCGGATTGGAGATCCCTTATCATGGTAAATGGGAAGCAAGGGCGGTATAAACACAGGCAATGCTTCAAGGATTGAAGCTGTGTAGGGCTTGGGGTTTTTGGAGGATTGATGCGGTAAGCGACGTGTTGGGTGTTATTAAATCTCTGCAAACTAATTAATGAGCTTGATTTCAGCGCAGTAGGCCTCCTTATGGAGGAAATTAAATTTGTTCCTGTTGTGGAGTACTGCGCTTGGAGTTTTGTTCCCAGAGATTGCAACAAAGTAGCGCATGAAGCTGCAAAGCATGCCTTAGCAATTAGTTTTGCAGTTGATAGGAGGCGCAACTCCTTGGCCAATTGTTCCAATCCATCAAGACAGTTTGTCAAGATCGATAGTCAAGTGAGTCATAGTGCTTAGTTATCAGTTCCATCGTTTCCTAGTGCTTAACTACTAAGCTGCTCTGTAGCATTGAATTCAAGTTGTTAGTGTTTAATTTTTCAGTTGAAGTTGTGAGGTTGACTCTTTCCCTGCCTAGGTTTGATCCCAAGTGGTTTACCTAGGAAACGTTTAGTGAAGCCACTAAATAGCAGTGATAGCACCAGGAAATCTCATTTGTAACTAGTTGGGATTTTCCTGTATAAAACTTTCAATAATGAAAACAATGTTGGTTGCTAATTTACTACAAAGCTTCAATCAGTAAGCAAGACTACGATTGTCAAAATCCCTCGGATAATCACCCGATCTTTGTAATGTGTTCTTTCTATGAATTACTTGCCTACATTTCATTATATCCAGGTAACTTCTCCCAAAtttccttaattaattaataaatcaTTTTAGATCCTCCTTTAATTATACCACGTATCCATATATGGGTGAACATATTTattattgtctttttttttaaaaagattcTTGTTATAATAGTTACGATAGAGTTCACGAACATGCTGAGAAGTT
This portion of the Rosa chinensis cultivar Old Blush chromosome 1, RchiOBHm-V2, whole genome shotgun sequence genome encodes:
- the LOC112192844 gene encoding uncharacterized protein LOC112192844 isoform X1, which translates into the protein MVNRNSSCCSSPLRIQILLVLSLLFSPAVLAKSRRPISDIETRQKKTQCYADIDSGLWGWQCKSTMIAKENCVLKCLSPTCYELVYESDPLEEGEKDLLRGQEFKYCMHKYSCWLAGYLWGRALRVLRAPLIIKTEFTASLIRYMKL
- the LOC112192844 gene encoding uncharacterized protein LOC112192844 isoform X2, with the translated sequence MVNRNSSCCSSPLRIQILLVLSLLFSPAVLAKSRRPISDIETRQKKTQCYADIDSGLWGWQCKSTMIAKENCVLKCLSPTCYELVYESDPLEEGEKDLLRGQEFKYCMHKLSLGESLEGIKGSFNY